Proteins from a single region of Sphingopyxis sp. BSN-002:
- a CDS encoding cyclic nucleotide-binding domain-containing protein — MSETVKVAIIGSGPAGLSAASRAGQLGLSHVLLEKTDHLSDTIFKYQKGKRVLATPERLDLRSDCRFAEGAREYILGNWDEDAANNKVNVVKHAEVTEVTGQQGAFEIRTAKGEVYKAENIVLAIGTQGNPNRMRCGGADLPHIIYQVDDPEDFKDKHITVVGSGDAGIENALGVAEEALENTVTILNRSKDFARAKAKNVSDMMEAGENGFMSIRTETQPKLVEPGWLTLETPTGDEKIQCDVIVARLGSVAPRGFVESMGIEFTGPDREAFPKLSPTFESTVPGIFVIGALAGYPLIKHCMNQGYDVVEFINGNKNLTPADEKDLAAIFANLPQQKSVADWLEFLRTRVRIFADVSPLQMREFMLDSKVAFYRTGEVVFEANEPGSSLFAIADGSAVVDIGGGMTVPIEQGSIFGEVGLISGRKRGATIRAGEDSIFVEVSRTAALKLMAAVPGAKRVINRISLERQLLQIFKGGLTVEDLEPIVEDPAIERVAAGKVVLAEGDEGDDVYVVRSGSMVVEKDIGGKSIFLRYLPAGSYFGEMAVLSGAPRNATVKAAVASEVIRLKGQQFKEMLAKRPQVRAATEAAVAERAAMNSFIESRKASYSSAVDLYSDTAGFIMKEGLGEATDALLIDENLCVGCDNCEKACADSHEGLSRLDREAGKTFAHLHVPTSCRHCEHPHCMADCPPNVIHRGPDGEVFMEPGCIGCGNCMRNCPYGVIRMEAAPPQKPGLLRWLLTGFGPGPGEPSPKWTKKKLGEEKPKKIAVKCDMCKGIAGGPACVRACPTGAAIRVSPEEFLSIARLEEDAG, encoded by the coding sequence ATGAGCGAGACGGTCAAGGTTGCGATTATCGGTTCGGGGCCCGCGGGGCTCAGCGCGGCGTCGCGTGCGGGGCAGCTGGGGCTTAGCCATGTGCTGCTCGAAAAGACCGATCACCTCTCCGATACCATCTTCAAATATCAGAAGGGCAAGCGCGTTCTTGCGACGCCCGAACGCCTTGACCTGCGTTCCGACTGCCGGTTCGCCGAAGGTGCGCGCGAATATATTCTCGGTAACTGGGACGAGGATGCGGCCAACAACAAGGTCAATGTCGTCAAGCATGCCGAAGTCACCGAGGTAACGGGGCAGCAGGGCGCGTTCGAGATCAGGACCGCGAAGGGCGAGGTCTACAAGGCAGAGAATATCGTCCTCGCGATCGGGACGCAGGGTAACCCGAACCGCATGCGTTGCGGCGGTGCCGACCTGCCGCACATCATCTACCAGGTCGACGATCCCGAGGATTTCAAGGACAAGCATATAACCGTCGTCGGGTCGGGCGACGCCGGAATCGAGAATGCGCTCGGGGTCGCCGAGGAAGCGCTCGAGAATACCGTCACGATCCTCAACCGCTCGAAGGATTTCGCGCGCGCCAAGGCGAAGAATGTTTCCGACATGATGGAGGCGGGCGAGAACGGCTTCATGTCGATCCGCACCGAGACGCAGCCGAAGCTCGTCGAACCCGGCTGGCTGACGCTCGAAACCCCGACCGGTGACGAGAAGATCCAGTGCGACGTCATCGTCGCGCGCCTGGGATCGGTCGCGCCGCGCGGCTTCGTCGAATCGATGGGGATCGAGTTCACCGGCCCTGATCGCGAAGCCTTTCCGAAACTGTCGCCGACCTTTGAATCGACCGTCCCCGGTATCTTCGTCATCGGCGCGCTCGCGGGCTATCCGCTGATCAAGCACTGCATGAACCAAGGCTATGACGTCGTCGAGTTCATCAACGGCAACAAGAACCTCACGCCGGCCGACGAAAAGGATCTGGCGGCGATCTTCGCCAACCTGCCGCAGCAGAAATCCGTCGCCGACTGGCTGGAATTCCTGCGGACGCGGGTGCGCATTTTCGCCGACGTTTCGCCGTTGCAGATGCGCGAGTTCATGCTCGATTCGAAGGTCGCATTCTACCGGACAGGCGAAGTGGTGTTCGAGGCGAACGAGCCCGGATCGTCACTCTTCGCGATTGCTGACGGCAGCGCGGTCGTCGACATCGGCGGCGGCATGACGGTACCGATCGAGCAAGGCTCGATCTTCGGCGAGGTCGGCCTGATTTCGGGCCGCAAGCGCGGCGCGACGATCCGTGCGGGCGAGGACAGCATCTTCGTCGAGGTCTCGCGCACCGCGGCGCTCAAGCTGATGGCGGCGGTGCCGGGCGCCAAGCGCGTGATCAACCGCATCTCGCTCGAACGCCAGCTGCTCCAGATCTTCAAGGGCGGGCTGACGGTCGAGGATCTGGAACCGATCGTCGAGGATCCGGCGATCGAGCGGGTCGCGGCGGGCAAGGTCGTGCTCGCCGAGGGCGACGAGGGCGATGACGTCTATGTCGTTCGTTCGGGTTCGATGGTGGTCGAGAAGGATATCGGCGGCAAGTCGATCTTCCTCCGCTACCTCCCGGCCGGCAGCTATTTCGGCGAAATGGCGGTGCTGAGCGGGGCTCCGCGCAACGCGACGGTCAAGGCCGCGGTCGCGAGCGAGGTCATCCGGCTGAAGGGACAGCAGTTCAAGGAAATGCTCGCCAAGCGGCCGCAGGTACGGGCGGCGACGGAGGCGGCGGTTGCCGAGCGGGCGGCGATGAACAGCTTCATCGAATCGCGCAAGGCGAGCTATTCGAGCGCGGTTGATCTCTATTCGGACACCGCGGGCTTCATCATGAAGGAAGGCCTCGGCGAGGCGACCGACGCGCTGCTGATCGACGAGAATCTGTGCGTCGGCTGCGACAATTGCGAAAAGGCATGCGCCGACAGCCACGAAGGCCTGTCGCGGCTCGACCGCGAGGCGGGCAAGACCTTCGCGCATCTGCACGTCCCGACCAGCTGCCGGCATTGCGAGCATCCGCATTGCATGGCCGACTGTCCGCCGAACGTGATCCATCGCGGCCCCGATGGCGAAGTGTTCATGGAGCCGGGATGCATCGGCTGTGGCAACTGCATGCGCAACTGCCCCTATGGCGTGATCCGGATGGAAGCGGCGCCGCCGCAAAAGCCCGGCCTGCTGCGCTGGCTGCTGACCGGCTTCGGTCCCGGTCCGGGCGAGCCGTCGCCCAAGTGGACGAAGAAGAAACTCGGCGAGGAGAAGCCCAAGAAGATCGCGGTGAAGTGCGACATGTGCAAGGGTATCGCCGGCGGCCCCGCCTGCGTCCGCGCCTGTCCGACCGGCGCCGCAATCCGCGTCTCGCCCGAAGAGTTCCTCTCGATCGCGCGGCTCGAGGAGGACGCCGGCTGA
- a CDS encoding arginyltransferase — protein sequence MSAPFRFPRFFVTSPAPCPYLEGKTERKVFTELSGNNANELNDALGRIGFRRSQSVAYRPSCADCSACVSVRVCASEFMPSNSQKRTIRRNNDLVATACKPWATEEQYALLRSYLGSRHPNGGMADMDEQDFADMVEQTPVDSYMIEYREPTVDGRKGRLVGCCLTDRQGDGLSMIYSFFDAAHPMREGLGTYIIADHVLRAANAGLPYVYLGYWIEGSPRMAYKARFRPLEKLGPDGWSRFEPATSDRIAAMFELA from the coding sequence GTGTCCGCACCGTTCCGTTTCCCGCGCTTTTTCGTCACCAGCCCCGCTCCGTGCCCCTATCTCGAGGGCAAGACCGAGCGGAAGGTGTTCACTGAACTCAGCGGAAACAATGCGAACGAACTGAATGATGCGCTCGGCCGAATCGGGTTCCGGCGCAGCCAGTCGGTCGCCTATCGCCCGAGTTGCGCGGACTGTTCGGCCTGTGTCTCGGTGCGCGTCTGCGCGAGCGAGTTCATGCCCAGCAATTCGCAGAAACGGACGATCCGCCGCAACAACGATCTGGTCGCCACCGCGTGCAAGCCGTGGGCGACCGAAGAACAATATGCGCTGCTGCGCTCCTACCTCGGCTCGCGCCATCCGAACGGCGGCATGGCCGATATGGACGAACAGGATTTCGCCGACATGGTCGAGCAGACCCCGGTCGATTCCTACATGATCGAATATCGCGAACCGACGGTCGACGGCCGCAAGGGCCGCCTTGTCGGTTGCTGTCTGACCGACCGGCAGGGCGACGGGCTGTCGATGATCTACAGCTTCTTCGATGCCGCGCATCCGATGCGCGAAGGGCTGGGCACCTATATCATCGCCGACCATGTGCTGCGCGCCGCCAATGCGGGGCTGCCGTACGTCTATCTCGGCTACTGGATCGAAGGTTCGCCGCGCATGGCGTACAAGGCGCGCTTCCGTCCGCTCGAAAAGCTCGGCCCCGATGGCTGGTCGCGCTTCGAGCCGGCGACGTCGGACCGCATCGCGGCGATGTTCGAACTCGCGTAA
- a CDS encoding DUF2312 domain-containing protein: MSEATVSDEQLRLFIERIERLEEEKKGIADDIRDVYLESKSQGYDPKIMRQIVRLRKMPIHDRKEMEAILDVYKSALGIA, translated from the coding sequence ATGAGCGAAGCCACCGTGTCCGACGAACAACTGCGTCTTTTCATCGAGCGCATCGAGCGTCTGGAAGAAGAGAAGAAGGGCATCGCCGACGATATCCGCGACGTCTATCTGGAATCGAAGTCGCAGGGCTATGACCCCAAGATCATGCGCCAGATCGTCCGCCTGCGCAAAATGCCGATCCACGACCGCAAGGAAATGGAAGCGATCCTCGACGTCTATAAATCGGCGCTCGGCATCGCCTGA
- the ruvC gene encoding crossover junction endodeoxyribonuclease RuvC: MIILGLDPSLSCTGWGVIRVEGSRISHIANGQVKTDAKAPLPDRLVHLDTVLAAVIADHAPACAAVEEVFVNDNPQSTLKLAHARGVALLACARAGLTVGEYAPRLVKKAVVGTGAAAKEQVQAMLRILLPGAKVTGADAADALAVAICHANHRPKA, translated from the coding sequence ATGATCATCCTCGGCCTCGATCCCTCGCTCAGCTGCACCGGCTGGGGCGTCATCCGCGTCGAGGGCAGCCGGATCAGCCACATCGCCAACGGGCAGGTGAAGACCGACGCCAAGGCTCCCCTGCCCGACCGGCTCGTGCATCTCGATACCGTGCTAGCGGCGGTGATCGCCGATCACGCGCCCGCCTGCGCCGCGGTCGAGGAAGTCTTCGTCAACGACAATCCGCAATCGACGCTGAAGCTGGCGCATGCCCGCGGCGTCGCGCTGCTCGCTTGTGCGCGAGCGGGGCTGACGGTGGGCGAATATGCACCGCGGCTGGTCAAGAAGGCGGTCGTCGGCACCGGCGCCGCGGCGAAGGAGCAGGTACAGGCGATGCTGCGCATCCTGCTGCCCGGTGCAAAGGTCACGGGCGCCGATGCGGCCGACGCACTGGCAGTAGCGATCTGCCATGCGAACCATCGTCCCAAAGCCTAA
- the pyk gene encoding pyruvate kinase produces MAQHFTPRQRKVRILATLGPASANPEMIAALHVAGADAFRVNMSHGDHAGHAKVIAAIRALEKETGRPTTILVDLQGPKLRVGTFKDGPAELVKGKPFVLDTDKAPGDASRVHLPHPELFAALEPDTRLLVDDGKLVLRVKSVAKDRIETIVEVGGKISDRKGVNVPDVVVPLAALTEKDRKDLTFALEQHVDWIALSFVQRPEDVAEARRLIGGKAALLVKFEKPSGVQRIEEILEIADAAMVARGDLGVELPPEAVPPLQKKIVATARRMGKPVVVATQMLESMIVSPSPTRAEVSDVATAVYDGADAIMLSAETAAGAWPVEAVTMMDSIARSVESDPDYFRRLHFTETQPDSTTADALAEAAGDITRTIGADAIICFTFSGSTARRVARERAGAPLLVLTPKREAARRMGLLWGAHAVPTKDIGSFEEMIAKGKRMALRHGIGTAGSKLVMMAGVPFGTPGSTNVLHVATLTGDELRGYA; encoded by the coding sequence GTGGCCCAGCATTTCACCCCCCGCCAGCGCAAGGTGCGTATCCTGGCGACCCTTGGCCCCGCGAGCGCGAACCCCGAGATGATCGCCGCGCTGCATGTCGCCGGCGCCGACGCCTTCCGCGTCAATATGAGCCATGGCGATCATGCCGGGCATGCGAAGGTCATCGCCGCGATCCGCGCGCTCGAGAAGGAAACCGGCCGCCCGACGACGATCCTCGTCGACCTGCAGGGGCCGAAGCTGCGCGTCGGCACTTTCAAGGATGGCCCCGCCGAACTCGTGAAAGGCAAGCCTTTCGTCCTCGATACCGACAAGGCGCCCGGCGACGCGAGCCGCGTCCATTTGCCGCACCCCGAACTCTTCGCCGCGCTCGAACCCGATACGCGCCTGCTCGTCGACGACGGCAAGCTCGTGCTCCGCGTGAAGAGCGTCGCGAAGGACCGCATCGAGACGATCGTCGAGGTCGGCGGCAAGATTTCGGACAGGAAGGGCGTCAACGTCCCCGATGTCGTCGTCCCGCTCGCGGCGCTGACCGAGAAGGACCGCAAGGATCTGACCTTCGCGCTCGAACAGCATGTCGACTGGATCGCGCTGTCGTTCGTCCAGCGTCCCGAGGACGTTGCCGAGGCGCGGCGGCTGATCGGCGGCAAGGCCGCGCTGCTCGTGAAGTTCGAAAAGCCTTCGGGGGTTCAGCGGATCGAAGAGATCCTCGAGATCGCCGACGCAGCGATGGTCGCGCGCGGCGATCTGGGCGTCGAGCTGCCGCCCGAGGCGGTGCCGCCGCTCCAGAAAAAGATCGTCGCGACCGCCCGCCGCATGGGCAAACCCGTCGTCGTCGCGACGCAGATGCTCGAATCGATGATCGTCTCCCCGTCGCCGACGCGCGCCGAAGTCTCGGACGTCGCGACCGCGGTTTATGACGGTGCGGACGCGATCATGCTGTCGGCCGAGACCGCAGCGGGCGCCTGGCCGGTCGAGGCGGTGACAATGATGGATTCGATCGCGCGCTCGGTCGAAAGCGATCCCGACTATTTCCGCCGCCTGCACTTCACGGAGACGCAGCCCGATTCCACGACCGCCGATGCGCTCGCAGAGGCGGCGGGCGATATCACGCGGACGATCGGCGCCGATGCGATCATCTGTTTCACCTTCTCGGGCTCGACGGCGCGCCGGGTTGCGCGCGAGCGTGCGGGTGCGCCGCTGCTCGTGCTGACGCCGAAGCGCGAAGCCGCACGGCGCATGGGATTGCTGTGGGGCGCGCATGCGGTGCCGACCAAGGACATCGGCAGCTTCGAAGAGATGATCGCCAAGGGCAAGCGCATGGCGCTGCGCCACGGGATCGGCACCGCGGGATCGAAGCTGGTGATGATGGCCGGTGTGCCTTTCGGTACGCCGGGCTCGACCAATGTGCTCCATGTGGCGACGCTCACCGGCGACGAGCTTCGCGGCTACGCCTAG
- a CDS encoding GFA family protein, with the protein MTERTRHASCRCGQLRIACAGEPIRVSVCHCRNCKARSGSAFAAQARFPADQVRTEGEAKLYQHPGGSGTLADFYFCENCGSTLWFLNRPDLDSYAVPIGNFEPGHDFELQFSVYEDRQEPWVCILGEAIERL; encoded by the coding sequence GTGACCGAGCGCACCCGCCACGCCTCCTGCCGCTGCGGGCAGCTCCGTATCGCCTGCGCCGGCGAGCCGATCCGCGTGTCGGTCTGCCACTGTCGCAATTGCAAGGCGCGGAGCGGCAGCGCCTTTGCCGCGCAGGCGCGCTTCCCCGCCGATCAGGTTCGCACCGAAGGCGAAGCGAAATTGTACCAGCATCCCGGCGGCAGCGGCACGCTCGCGGACTTCTACTTCTGCGAAAACTGCGGCTCCACGCTCTGGTTCCTCAATCGTCCGGATCTCGATAGCTATGCCGTGCCGATCGGCAATTTCGAACCCGGCCATGACTTCGAGCTGCAATTTTCAGTCTATGAGGATCGTCAGGAACCTTGGGTTTGCATCCTCGGCGAGGCAATAGAGCGTTTATGA
- the ruvA gene encoding Holliday junction branch migration protein RuvA, which yields MIAKLTGRLDSSSAGHAVIDVGGVGYLVEASARTLDALGPVGGDVTIHTEMLVGEDFLRLLGFAKAEERDWFRLLTSVQGVGAKVALAILSALEIGDLQRALASGDSAMIARANGVGPKLAQRIAHELKDKAGALGGIAGTGPVLAATAGPLSDAVAALTGLGFKPGEASAAVAAASEELGAGASLDALVRVALKKAAK from the coding sequence ATGATCGCCAAACTTACCGGACGGCTGGACAGCAGCAGCGCAGGCCATGCGGTGATCGACGTCGGCGGCGTCGGCTATCTGGTCGAGGCTTCGGCGCGCACGCTCGACGCGCTCGGTCCGGTCGGCGGCGATGTCACCATCCATACCGAAATGCTCGTCGGCGAAGATTTCCTGCGCCTGCTCGGCTTTGCCAAGGCCGAGGAGCGCGACTGGTTCCGCCTGCTCACCAGCGTGCAGGGCGTCGGCGCCAAAGTCGCGCTCGCGATCCTGTCGGCGCTGGAAATCGGCGACCTGCAGCGCGCGCTTGCCAGCGGCGACAGCGCGATGATCGCGCGCGCGAACGGCGTCGGGCCGAAGCTCGCGCAGCGGATTGCGCATGAACTCAAAGACAAGGCGGGGGCACTCGGCGGAATTGCAGGCACGGGCCCGGTTCTCGCGGCAACCGCCGGCCCGCTCAGCGACGCTGTCGCCGCCCTCACCGGCCTCGGCTTCAAGCCCGGCGAGGCAAGTGCCGCCGTTGCTGCCGCCAGTGAGGAACTGGGCGCGGGTGCGAGCCTTGACGCGCTGGTGCGCGTGGCGCTCAAAAAGGCGGCTAAGTGA
- a CDS encoding YebC/PmpR family DNA-binding transcriptional regulator, producing MAGHSKFKNIMHRKGAQDKKRSSLFSKLSREITVAAKMGLPDPDANARLRAAVNAAKAQSMPKDNIQRAIDKAAGNDGDNYEEIRYEGYGPGGVSLIVEALTDNRNRTATNVRTAFSKNGGNLGTSGSVSHGFDRLGMISYGAGAGDADTVFEAALDAGADDVESSEDGHDIWTSVDSLHEVAKALEAKLGEAEGVKLAWRPTLKSEVADESIAQTLFKLIDTLDDDDDVQTVWGNYEIPDAVMEKLG from the coding sequence GTGGCAGGCCATAGTAAATTCAAGAACATCATGCACCGCAAGGGTGCGCAGGACAAAAAGCGCAGCAGCCTCTTTTCGAAGCTCAGCCGCGAAATCACCGTCGCGGCGAAGATGGGCCTGCCCGATCCCGACGCGAACGCGCGCCTGCGCGCCGCGGTCAACGCCGCCAAGGCGCAGTCGATGCCGAAGGACAATATCCAGCGCGCGATCGACAAGGCGGCGGGCAATGACGGCGATAACTATGAAGAGATCCGCTACGAAGGCTATGGCCCCGGCGGCGTCTCGCTGATCGTCGAGGCGCTGACCGACAACCGCAACCGCACCGCGACCAACGTCCGCACCGCGTTCAGCAAGAACGGCGGCAACCTCGGCACCTCGGGCAGCGTCAGCCACGGCTTCGATCGCCTCGGCATGATCAGCTATGGCGCGGGCGCGGGCGATGCCGACACGGTGTTCGAAGCCGCGCTCGATGCCGGCGCCGACGATGTCGAATCGTCCGAGGACGGCCACGATATCTGGACCAGCGTCGACAGCCTGCACGAAGTCGCGAAGGCGCTCGAAGCGAAGCTCGGCGAGGCCGAGGGCGTCAAGCTCGCCTGGCGTCCCACGCTGAAGAGCGAAGTCGCCGACGAGAGCATCGCGCAGACGCTGTTCAAGCTGATCGACACGCTCGACGACGACGACGACGTGCAGACCGTGTGGGGCAATTACGAAATCCCCGACGCGGTGATGGAAAAGCTTGGCTAA
- a CDS encoding DUF1244 domain-containing protein, whose translation MSCSDDTTAANDALDSLDDAVAAAAFRRLVRLLQHRSDAANIDLMGLAGFCRNCLGDWIAEAGEMDKEAGRAIVHGMPTADWKARFHTPATAEQLTRMEESMAKNP comes from the coding sequence ATGTCCTGCAGCGACGACACGACCGCAGCGAACGATGCGCTCGATAGCCTCGACGATGCGGTTGCCGCCGCAGCGTTCCGCCGTCTCGTCCGCCTGCTCCAGCATCGCAGCGACGCCGCGAACATCGACCTGATGGGGCTCGCCGGATTCTGCCGCAACTGCCTCGGCGACTGGATCGCCGAAGCGGGGGAGATGGACAAGGAGGCCGGTCGTGCGATCGTCCACGGCATGCCGACCGCCGACTGGAAAGCGCGCTTCCATACTCCGGCCACCGCAGAGCAGCTTACGCGGATGGAAGAAAGCATGGCCAAGAATCCCTGA
- a CDS encoding heavy metal-binding domain-containing protein codes for MFSTTTNNVEGHPVREYLGIVTGEVIVGANLFRDLFASITDIVGGRSGKYEDVLARARKEAIAEMEAEAARLGGNAVIGVDLDYEVLGQNGSMLMVSASGTAVVV; via the coding sequence ATGTTCAGCACCACCACGAATAATGTCGAAGGCCATCCGGTCCGCGAATATCTGGGCATCGTCACCGGCGAGGTGATCGTAGGCGCCAATCTGTTCCGCGACCTGTTCGCGAGCATCACCGACATCGTCGGCGGCCGTTCGGGCAAATATGAGGACGTCCTCGCCCGCGCCCGCAAGGAAGCGATCGCCGAGATGGAAGCCGAAGCGGCGCGCCTCGGCGGCAATGCCGTGATCGGCGTCGATCTCGACTATGAGGTGCTAGGACAGAACGGCTCGATGCTGATGGTCAGCGCGTCGGGAACCGCCGTGGTTGTCTGA